In Corythoichthys intestinalis isolate RoL2023-P3 chromosome 4, ASM3026506v1, whole genome shotgun sequence, a genomic segment contains:
- the tbx20 gene encoding T-box transcription factor TBX20 isoform X1 — translation MEYSSSPKPQLSSRANAFSIAALMSSGKPSKDKDAGPDGSTIKPLEQFVEKSSCGQPDHSTSSTAASMDVVQPLAGELLSGVAPCTEPLIPSSPGVPCSEEMANISCSLETKELWDKFHELGTEMIITKSGRRMFPTIRVSFSGVEQECKYIVLMDIVPVDNKRYRYAYHRSSWLVAGKADPPLPARLYVHPDSPFSGEQLMKQMVSFEKVKLTNNELDQHGHIILNSMHKYQPRVHIIKKKEHTASLLNFKSEEFRTFVFVETVFTAVTAYQNQLITKLKIDSNPFAKGFRDSSRLTDMESRESVENLIHKHSYARSPIRTYAGEDDRTPDDGHPTHARGSAFTASDNLSLSSWVSGSAAGFSGFQPPPSLPHPIQGPLAPYGRLAVGPLAPAGGGGGPAFPSFHVPRYHHYFQQGPYAAIQGLRHSSAVMTPFV, via the exons ATGGAGTACAGCAGCTCCccgaagccgcagctgtcctcgcgGGCCAACGCATTCTCCATCGCCGCCCTCATGTCCAGTGGTAAGCCGAGTAAGGACAAGGACGCCGGGCCGGACGGCAGCACTATTAAGCCACTCG AGCAGTTCGTTGAGAAGTCTTCGTGCGGACAGCCGGACCACTCGACGTCATCGACGGCGGCGTCTATGGACGTCGTACAGCCGCTCGCCGGTGAGCTGTTGTCAGGGGTTGCGCCGTGTACGGAGCCGCTGATCCCGAGCAGCCCGGGGGTTCCGTGCAGCGAGGAGATGGCAAACATCTCCTGCAGCCTCGAGACCAAAGAGCTCTGGGATAAGTTCCACGAACTCGGGACAGAGATGATCATCACCAAATCGGGAAG GCGGATGTTTCCGACCATCCGAGTGTCTTTTTCTGGCGTAGAGCAGGAGTGCAAGTATATTGTGTTGATGGACATTGTTCCGGTGGACAACAAGCGGTACAGATACGCTTACCATAGATCATCGTGGCTGGTGGCCGGAAAAGCTGACCCTCCTCTACCTGCCag GTTGTACGTCCATCCAGACTCTCCGTTCAGTGGCGAGCAGCTGATGAAGCAAATGGTTTCCTTCGAGAAGGTCAAACTCACCAATAACGAGCTGGACCAGCACGGACAT ATCATCCTCAACTCCATGCACAAGTACCAACCTCGCGTCCACATCATCAAGAAGAAGGAGCACACGGCTTCGCTCCTTAACTTCAAGTCAGAGGAGTTTCGAACTTTCGTCTTTGTGGAAACGGTCTTCACCGCTGTCACCGCCTACCAGAACCAGCTG ATCACCAAGCTGAAGATCGACAGTAACCCATTCGCCAAAGGATTTCGGGATTCGTCACGACTGACAGATATGGAGA GCAGGGAAAGTGTTGAGAATCTGATCCACAAGCACTCTTACGCCCGCTCGCCCATCCGAACGTACGCCGGAGAAGACGACCGCACGCCCGATGATGGACACCCAACACACGCCAGAG GTTCCGCGTTCACAGCGTCGGACAACCTGTCGCTGAGCTCTTGGGTGAGCGGCAGCGCGGCGGGTTTCTCGGGTTTCCAGCCGCCTCCATCGCTGCCACACCCCATCCAGGGCCCATTGGCGCCTTATGGCCGACTGGCTGTCGGGCCACTGGCGCCTGCCGGAGGTGGTGGCGGACCGGCTTTCCCGTCCTTCCATGTGCCACGCTACCACCACTACTTCCAGCAAGGGCCCTACGCCGCCATTCAAGGCCTACGCCACTCCTCCGCGGTCATGACACCTTTCGTATGA
- the tbx20 gene encoding T-box transcription factor TBX20 isoform X2 yields the protein MEYSSSPKPQLSSRANAFSIAALMSSGKPSKDKDAGPDGSTIKPLEQFVEKSSCGQPDHSTSSTAASMDVVQPLAGELLSGVAPCTEPLIPSSPGVPCSEEMANISCSLETKELWDKFHELGTEMIITKSGRRMFPTIRVSFSGVEQECKYIVLMDIVPVDNKRYRYAYHRSSWLVAGKADPPLPARLYVHPDSPFSGEQLMKQMVSFEKVKLTNNELDQHGHIILNSMHKYQPRVHIIKKKEHTASLLNFKSEEFRTFVFVETVFTAVTAYQNQLITKLKIDSNPFAKGFRDSSRLTDMERESVENLIHKHSYARSPIRTYAGEDDRTPDDGHPTHARGSAFTASDNLSLSSWVSGSAAGFSGFQPPPSLPHPIQGPLAPYGRLAVGPLAPAGGGGGPAFPSFHVPRYHHYFQQGPYAAIQGLRHSSAVMTPFV from the exons ATGGAGTACAGCAGCTCCccgaagccgcagctgtcctcgcgGGCCAACGCATTCTCCATCGCCGCCCTCATGTCCAGTGGTAAGCCGAGTAAGGACAAGGACGCCGGGCCGGACGGCAGCACTATTAAGCCACTCG AGCAGTTCGTTGAGAAGTCTTCGTGCGGACAGCCGGACCACTCGACGTCATCGACGGCGGCGTCTATGGACGTCGTACAGCCGCTCGCCGGTGAGCTGTTGTCAGGGGTTGCGCCGTGTACGGAGCCGCTGATCCCGAGCAGCCCGGGGGTTCCGTGCAGCGAGGAGATGGCAAACATCTCCTGCAGCCTCGAGACCAAAGAGCTCTGGGATAAGTTCCACGAACTCGGGACAGAGATGATCATCACCAAATCGGGAAG GCGGATGTTTCCGACCATCCGAGTGTCTTTTTCTGGCGTAGAGCAGGAGTGCAAGTATATTGTGTTGATGGACATTGTTCCGGTGGACAACAAGCGGTACAGATACGCTTACCATAGATCATCGTGGCTGGTGGCCGGAAAAGCTGACCCTCCTCTACCTGCCag GTTGTACGTCCATCCAGACTCTCCGTTCAGTGGCGAGCAGCTGATGAAGCAAATGGTTTCCTTCGAGAAGGTCAAACTCACCAATAACGAGCTGGACCAGCACGGACAT ATCATCCTCAACTCCATGCACAAGTACCAACCTCGCGTCCACATCATCAAGAAGAAGGAGCACACGGCTTCGCTCCTTAACTTCAAGTCAGAGGAGTTTCGAACTTTCGTCTTTGTGGAAACGGTCTTCACCGCTGTCACCGCCTACCAGAACCAGCTG ATCACCAAGCTGAAGATCGACAGTAACCCATTCGCCAAAGGATTTCGGGATTCGTCACGACTGACAGATATGGAGAG GGAAAGTGTTGAGAATCTGATCCACAAGCACTCTTACGCCCGCTCGCCCATCCGAACGTACGCCGGAGAAGACGACCGCACGCCCGATGATGGACACCCAACACACGCCAGAG GTTCCGCGTTCACAGCGTCGGACAACCTGTCGCTGAGCTCTTGGGTGAGCGGCAGCGCGGCGGGTTTCTCGGGTTTCCAGCCGCCTCCATCGCTGCCACACCCCATCCAGGGCCCATTGGCGCCTTATGGCCGACTGGCTGTCGGGCCACTGGCGCCTGCCGGAGGTGGTGGCGGACCGGCTTTCCCGTCCTTCCATGTGCCACGCTACCACCACTACTTCCAGCAAGGGCCCTACGCCGCCATTCAAGGCCTACGCCACTCCTCCGCGGTCATGACACCTTTCGTATGA